TTGGATTTACAAAAGATTTTTACTTTATAGATTTCTTAATTCATATATTGTACTAGCTTCGTCCAATTGTGCACATCAATTTTTCGACGATCCGACTCCGGCAATCAGCCATTACCAAACGAGAAAGACTGATTTTTAGCGAACATTGCTTCTACGTAGTTTCGTACCCTTGCAGTGGAATAGGAAAAAGTCTAGGGTTCACCACCGGAGTGTTAACGACGCTGATCCTTAAAACCCTCCTTGGTACTCAAGCGTATCTTTGCCCAAGCGACACGAATACGTTTGATCAATTGACGCTATCTGTGGGACGAAAAGAATTGGAGAGAGTTCGTCAAAAAGGATGTCGTCATGTTCAGATCCATTCGTTTCTGGTGGTGGTACAATTGGTCGTGGGTAACACATCGGGTGGCAACAATAAAAAGAAGGATCCTAAAACACAGCCTAGAGTTTTGTGCAATAGGAAGATTGAAGGTAATATCTCTGATCATACTTGAGTCTTTTTCATCATTTTCTATTGATAAATTAAGAAATcaataaagaaaaaaaagaaaaaaatatgaaACAGTAAAGTACCAATGGAAAAATGGATGTCCTACAAGATTGATGGAATAGTTAATCATACcagaaaataaaagtattaattattTAAACGTAACAATACTTATTATATGCGTATAATCTTTTCTCCTCTGATCAAACCCTATCAACAATTACTAACACTTATGGACATATTGTTCACCGAAGCATCTGTCTCATTGCTTTTGCCCGTAGTTGACTTTGACTCCATTCTGCCAATGACGAATGCTGGTCTATTTGGAGTGGGTAGCGACATGGTGCCATTGAGAAACATGGAGATCACATCTGATGTAGTTGGTCTATCCGTTGCACTTTCTTGGACACGCAAAAGAGCGATATGAACAATCCGAAAAACTGTTGCTGTACAACAAATGTATCTTCGATTGTTGGATACTTCAATATATCTCCTTGTTTCCATAGCTCCCATGCCTAAATCATCAAGCATAATAATTTTTTCTTCAATAATATGTCCATATATACCATAAGCAATTTGGATTCATTGAAAGTACGGGACTTTCAGCCTGCTGTATGGCATTATTATAATATGCATATTAGGATATTGGATGTTGCAGACGTGTTATATGGATAGCGAGTAGACTTACATAGCCAATCAGATTGAATGTACGATCAAGATAAAAAAAACTACTATTTTTTCTTACACTGATGATTTCTAGGATCAATACGCCAAAGCTGAAGATATCAGACTTGATGGAGAACGTCCCTTCCATTGCGTACTCAGGATGCATATAACCACTGAAGAAACAGACACATTTTTGCTAAAGATATAACGAAATATATAGTAATAAATCTGACCAACGACAAATTCATATATGCAGATTGACCATGAACATATAACTCACTAAGATCTTGAAGAAAGATAACTTACTATGTTCCGACAACCATGTTAGTCATTGCTTCTGTTTCGTTCTCTTTGAAAATTCTTGCCATACCAAAATCAGAAATCTTGGGGTTCAAATTTT
This genomic window from Rutidosis leptorrhynchoides isolate AG116_Rl617_1_P2 chromosome 2, CSIRO_AGI_Rlap_v1, whole genome shotgun sequence contains:
- the LOC139894397 gene encoding cysteine-rich receptor-like protein kinase 4, with protein sequence MARIFKENETEAMTNMVVGTYGYMHPEYAMEGTFSIKSDIFSFGVLILEIISAWELWKQGDILKYPTIEDTFVVQQQFFGLFISLFCVSKKVQRIDQLHQM